In Sander vitreus isolate 19-12246 chromosome 8, sanVit1, whole genome shotgun sequence, the genomic window TACAAAacaatagggttgggtattgtttggattttttccAATACAGGTGCTAAAGCAATACTtcaaacggtgccggtgccttaaccaatactttttaaaaacgtttttaaaaaagaaagaaaaacaagagcaCTAAACTGCctgtaaacgacaaaaacaagcaccagatgggaaaagggtattttacaatgactttgaatgcaccaccaATAGCTTAGGctaccagtttcaagtgaacacaCTTAGTGTTGTTTTTCCAGCAGCTGCACACTGTTACTTCCCAACGTTTGGAATCCTCCTCAGTGAAATTCAGTCACAATTCAGttacaccatttagctgtcagcattttaaccgtgtttaatccagctacaagctaacggtaggctaacattacctgctgtcaagtgtagtgttaactagcatcacatgaagcgatgtttctgttgcctctaacgtccgtttcggagcattagagagcagagcaggcatttcagtggaaccgaaatgaggcaccgaaatccgcttTGCTactcggtccggtagataccggtcgtggAGGCACCGGTGCTGTATTACTTGATGCACACATTTTGATAAATGGCCAGTATGGGTTAGTTACCAGTCTAACTCTAATAAATGAATGAGGCACTTTCATAATATGGGAGGGATCAAATTCTGATTCCAACACTGAAAAGCCTCCCAGTTTTCCCACTATGACAGAAATTGTGCAATAAATGTTAGGTCCAGTCTTGCCATGTTGTTCTGATAAAAAGcagtaggggtgggggggggattgATTCAGcttagtatcgcaatattttctgtggcaatactgtatcaatacacagacgccaagtatcaatctattatcatatactgtatgtgttgatcagtttgtctgcttgacaatctcATTTTGCAGCAACACCATTGAAGTGAGATgagcaaacagagaaatgtatctttttagatgaaacagatgttgacaaagtttccttttggggacatcatttgaaattgggaaaaatgtgAAGTTGGGAGAAAAGGtaatatattgcagaatattgcaatatgtttaacatcgcaataatattgtatcgtgacataagtatcgtgataatgTCAtgtcgtgaggcctctggtgattacCACCCCTAGTCAGCAGGCATGTTCAGTGCCTTTTCCTAAATTCTTGACCAAAGATGTCCGACAATTTTATCCAATAAAATGGCTGGGACAATATGCGTTTGTCCTGATTTGGTTCTTTCACACTACGTAGGGTAGCGATTAGATTtttattgcgattttcatttatttggattttcttttccttctgtaacaaaaacaaaagttaaatgatacacttctagagacaatatatcatgagacatttctaaaaactgatttttctaagaagaatgacatcacatgtcagtcagtcagtctgacattattattattattattattattattactcttattattatttatctccCTCTGTTTTTGCTGGAAGCTTATATGATGTAGACGCCGTCGGCGGTAACGTATACTCAGAAAATATTTTgtcaatcattggtaaaaaatattGGTTCTAGAAATAAGAATTGATTTTAATCGATTCATTTAGtccagtgtgtttttatttttattcaccGACACATTGAAGAAATCTAATCTCAATACCTTAATTAccttcattttaaataaaagaagatGATGCGAATGACGATATCTTTGAAACAATccacagaaagaggaagaaaggagtTCTGAAAGTAGACGGGGAAGAGAAGGACGGCGGTGGAGCGGACGAGGCGCAGCCGCCGCAGGACGAGGTGCAACCAAAAGTCCCCGGGGGACGGCAGGATGACGATGAAAGCCAGAAGAAGAAATCCGATGACCTCTGGGCCAGTTTCCTGTCTGACGTTGGATCCAGACCCAAAGACCCCCCACCTGCCTCGCAGTCCAGCGCCACACCGAAGGTAATATGTTCCAAAGGAAGATGGTGCTGTGTTCTaaacaggggtgtcaaacatacggcccTAGGGCCCCAGAACCGGGCTCAATCCAACCCGTGATGACTTGGCAAAGtgtgaaattaataaattcCAATTTTTCAATATTGCCATTTGTCCACTGGGCGGCGTGCTGTcttaatagagctcaacagtgaaagtagggctgggcaatatatggatattatatcgacgtcgatatatgaggctagatatcgtcttgtattttggatatcgtaacatCATAATATGACACGCTTctgcaaacaaaacaatatttaaaacattacatatcaaatatctgtgtgtgtctgtcatgcTTGTCTCTCCCTCAGACTGATTCTTTTGTTTTCATCCTCAGGATGATTCCTCAGTATTGAAGGTTGCTCCTTTGAGTTCAGAAACAAAAGCATCAGAACCGGCTAAAGTCACCATCACACAAGTGTTTGACTTCGCTGGAGAAGAAGTTAGGTATGCCTCTGGACCATCACACACATTtgctgacagtttttttttttttggaagacaGGCAACACAAGGGCCACTAAGATGCACCAAATCATTTACTTTGGTAAAAATTAAATCAGAGCTTTCAAGCTCACAGTTACGGTGAAACCTACCTGAAATATAATGTAGCAGATACATTAGATAGAGTTTTACAGCGAATAAGAGTTCCTGACATTGTATAATCTTTCTCTATCCATTCATTGTAATCATCATATCCCAAAGTGTATAAACCATTTTCACATTGAGCAGTAggtggtgacacacacacacacacacacacacacacaaacacaaacattaagGTTCTAAAACACAATCATCAACAGTAGGGCTGAATGAACGGTTATCTTCATGGTGGATTATTTtcaggatgaatggatgagttgtttggtcagaaaatggtgaaaatgtggatcagtgtttcccaaagcccaagatgacatcctcaaatgtcttgttttgtccacaactcaaagatcttcagtttaccgtcacagagaagagaagaaaccaATAACcaataatcgattatcaaaatgcgattcatttaatagttgacaattaatcgattcatctttgcagctctaatcagCATGTTGTTCATTCTGTCTGAAAAAGGAGGCCGAATAGGTTGAGTGCAGAATGTAAAAagtatatagtatgtgcaaTGGGCGGATGTATAGTCCAGGATGAAGGTTAGTAAATCAGACCTTTTACAAGTGACCCTACGATGTAGGCgaggcagctttatttgaatagcacatttcagcaacagggcaattcaaagtgctttacatttatttacaacaataaagagcagttaaaagcaatataaaatataaaaacagataataTAAGATTTGATGAAGCGagtatgggacaatgtataagcTGTTGCTATATACACATAATCCACCCGCAATCCTTGCCGTTCCCAGAACGATTACTTTTTAATTCTCATTATATGCATAAATTGTCATACAGTTCCaattttcaacaatgtaacttcaGTAAccgttaaaaatataaaaacagatgaaatgcgagaataaaagttacagtgcagtataagaaatgaacaattattgaAAGAAAGGCAGTAtcaaaagaaaggtcttcagccttgatttaaatgaacggagagttgcggcggacctgcagttttctgggagtttgttccagatatgtggagcataaaaactgaatgctgcttccccccctgtttagttctgactctggggcgGTAATAACTTGAATTACATGTCATGTGTCGAACAGAACCCGAGGAGTTATCACACACAAACGGCCCAGTGTTGCCCATAAAAACCGTCTAATCATTCCTGGGTAGGATGAGCGTACTGTACATCACACAGACAGCCATGCCCCTGCAGCTTGAGAGGATGCTAGTTATGTGGAGTGAGTAATGTCCCATCCTAAAAGTATATGTCTGAGTGGTCTTTATTCAGAAAGCAGATATGATCCTGGCTATAATTCATCCGATTGGTTATGCATGCAGCTGTGCACTCTTTAATTACAGAAAGCATAAGATTAGTATAACGAGACTGGTGGTAGCCTAAATGCTGCCGCTGGCTCTACTGTATGATGGGAGCATTGTAGACAGTTTTTGACTCAACATTGATTTTTCAATGATGTTGGCAATTGGTTCCAAATAGTAGAGAGTATCCAGGCGAGCCAGCTGTTGCCCTCACGTCTTTTCAGTTATTTGCCCTTGGGACTCGATATCTTTCTCCTGCCTGGGATGAGACTCGCCTCGCTGTGTGCTCTGTGTAATTATGGCGGCATGTAGTTAGCATATATAACAGGGAAAGGCTTTCAGTGCCACCATGATGGATGCAAGTGGTTGTGGAGTCTGTGCAGCGCTGATGTTTCCCAGAGGATGAGGCGGTTGTTCCTGTTATAGCCTCCATATCTAACCCCATAGTGAGACGTGTGTGCGtagcatacagtacagtacaacctgatttttatttgtttttttatttacttttgaaCCCAAAGATTCCGATGCAGCAGGGGCTCAGCAGCTGTGTAGATTCGATGTGTGTTGATAGATCTTGTGTATAAAAAGGAAGCTGTTTCTGTTAAGAAAAGTGTACATTAACCAACAtttgaattagggctgcaagatatggagaaaatctgcGTTACGTTGTTAAATATCGTGATAGCAATATTACATGTGATAAATAaagagatattaaagtgttctcagttctgcggctttcagtattctgctaaaatgccacaaactgcttgttggatTTGGTTAAAACATggaaggaaatcatttccaacattcttttattgaacactgaattgaatacaggcaccactaaaaaagtgacagttacatttttgaaGTGCAGTTTTCAACAGATATTTCTTCTATTTTtgaactaacacaaaaaaagtcttgtgcgatatgtcgcagcctttcacgaTGTGTTTactgcgccagttgatatcgcaattaaaaaaaacgatatattgtgcagcccttatTTGAATGTaaattttgttatttattaggggtgggaaaaataatcgatttcttagatgcatcgcgattctctctagaacgattTGATTATCGATTCTGATAagttaataattaatttaaaaaaaacaactgtctcCAGCCAAgtacaaataggaaaacagagtgactgaaagaggatgggagTTTAGGCACTGTCAGCATTAATGCGTCAATCGCGATGCGatttaagggccgagcataacgcgtcaattgtttttaatcgtattaattgcatgctgccatttattaatttattttcacttcactcggctttgcgtcgtacctaacaggatactattctgccgtacttcctcctaacacatcctgctgctgcaggaatagcaacgccgatttcggtgcctcattctggtgccactgatatgtctgcatttctctctgatgctctgaaacagacgttacaggcaacacaaacaccactgCACATGTTATATATAGATAGACACAGTATATACTAGTTTACTTGGTATAATAAAATGCTGTATCAGTTTCTTCCAGGCCTATTCAAACAGTTTTATGCATCCCTAAGCAGATTTCCTCTCAATGCTCATAATGAGGATGATAAAGGTTAAATGAACCCTTGAGGGAAATCAGCCAAAGAATCTGAAAATATCCGGTGGGCTTCCACTGATAGAGAACAATAGGGATATGCATTTGCATTTAATTTGGCTCCGATTTATGTGCGTATGTATGTAATTTGGAACATAATAGGATACTAAACAGTGCTGCGGGTGTCTCAGCAGCCACAGCAGTGAGAAGGAAGCACCGGAAGTTCAGGTAGGATGAAGGttaaataagaataaaacataaaaacaagaataaCAATAAGGGAAAGCTAAATGCTGAGCTGCTGGCCCTGGGTGTCTGCACCACATCACTAAAATGACTGAGCGAGTGCACTCTATGTATAAAATCATTGTACAGTGAATATGCAAATGAATATATAAGTACAGTCTGTCAACAATGAGTGCAATGTACAACTAACTTTGTTTTATTGGTGATCAAAGTGCAGTACTAAAGTGTGAGCAGTTATCACACATATTAAGCAAACAACACCGTAACTCATTGAAACCAGAGAAATGAATAAAGAAGACATATCAGTTAGATGGATACAATGCAAATTCTGTTTATGTTTTCTGGAGAGCGTGTGTCTTGAATGTTTGATGTGTCCGTATGCCGTGTGAGTGGTTCatggtagggctgcacaattaatcgcaaatttatcgaaatcgcaaaaTAGACTaatgcaatatttgttaaatgcaaaaaaatgtgtcaaaccattctgaactAAGTATTAtgatgctgcagagacgtcccggcttGCAAATCCTGTCCTACAGACTAAATCCTCGCAAACCTcgcactataatcattttaatgtaaatatttttcaatgaaaataagaataatgatacaaaaaagatcattccctccaatatcgtgagtCATATCACAATTGCACTCGGTTGCACATcggtcaaaataatcacaattggatattttcctcatatcgagCAGCCCTAGCAAACGGGTGTCAGGTgtcaataataatactaatggTAATAACACAACCAAACAGTCCCAACCTGGCTACTGTCTAAAGAGGAGATAGCTGGACCGAGTCCCCTTCTGACCCGTTCTCATTTACCAAGGTTTCCAGTGTTGTGAAAGGTTAGCATCAGCGCCGTCTACTATACTAGGTGTTTGAAAGCGTACGCTGTAGCGGTGTTTCCATACAGAGTTTAGCacgttgtgtgtctgtctcctctGTCAGGGTGGAAAAAGTGGTGTCAGCAGACTCCAGAGAAGCTAAGAGTTATCTGAAGAGTCGGAACACCAAACAGGAGGCAAGTGGAGACGAGACGGAGGAGTCCTCATCACCCCGACAACCACCACCTCCTGGCCCCAGGTACGCACACACCTCTGCACAGAACATTCACACCCCACTCCAAAATGTACTAGTTAGGATTTGAATGATGTGTTGGCCAAACGATGCCACAAAGCAGCTCCAGGGTGCGTGCGtgctagagtttagattctctgcccgagcccggccgagtcattactttattagcctaattgggtgggaaGAAAGCTATgcataatcagaaatattatctatataggctgtatttaggccaaagtaacaaatgtgtccaaaaagttacacaagttggactacagttacaaaatgcaacacgtgtcatgtgcggagtctcctcctctcgcacacatcacaccgggcctgctgggctgtatggtggagcatcacaccgggcctgctgggctgtatggtggagcatcacaccgggcctgctgggctgtatggtggagcatcacaccgggcctgctgggctgtatggtggagcatcacaccgggcctgctgggctgtatggtggagcatcacaccgggcctgctacAACAGGAGCTTgaggatggaaagaaaaaaaagaaacaggagaattaccttagagcaagtttggaggaaagtctgaggtatggaaccattttaaacaagtcgtgggcagtgacaacatatgtgtcggctttgtcgagtgcattaggcCAAGTgtggcacgctgctcgcctatggCAGCAGataaaacggggacttggatgatgaacagacacatgaagcaggcacgtgcgtacgtgcgtgtgtgtgtgtattctttaCCTAGctcttttaatatattttgttaacATGGCATTTGCAATCATTTGGAGATGTGCACATCTTCCCTCCAAAACCccagacaggaaacaggaaatcaTCTCCCAACAGACAGGAAGTACAGTGTGTCCACATGCTATTTCCTATTtatctcagctgtgtgtgtgtgtgtgtgtgtgtgtgtgtgtgtgtgtgtgtgtgtgtgtgtgtgtgtgtgtgtgtgtgtgtgtgtgtgtgtgtgtgtgtgtgtgtgtgtgtgtgtgtgtgtgtgtgtgaggaaagaGCCATCAGCACCACTCCCTCATTAACCTTGTACACACAGAACAGTGTTTGTTATGGTATGATAAAAGTAAGTCTAATGTAGGTCTaaggttctgtgtgtgtgtgtgcgcgcgcacatgCAACAGGAAAGAGCCATCAGCACCCCTCCCTCATTACCTCATTAACCTTGTACACACAGAACAGGGTTTATAGAGTTCTACAGTTAGAGATGGAGAACCAAGagttttgactgatattgtgaaTCCGGTTTGGAATCTTGGCCTTTGGTTGAGCTTCACTGCGTGAGCGAACCAAGCATCAACACACTGCAATTTAAATGCATCACTATGAGCCTTTCATGgctgtgtgtgtaattgtggaATACCAAAATGACCGGTGTCTAAATGGTTCACAGTAATTAACAGCGTCTGTGTCCAGTCGCGCGGCAGTAAATGAAACGCTCAGCGCGCTGTGGTCTCCAGTGGAACATCATTATGCTTTCACAAAAAGATTAATAGCTTTTTCTAGACACTCTTTTCATACTGTATAAAGCACTTACTAACTCATGTATACCACAGAATGTAAACCATAATGAGAGCAGTGATGGGAGAGACCAGCCGTGATACGAGAAGCAAATTGTGATCATAGGcaagctgaaaaacaaaagtagaCTATTCTAAACATTCTAACTCTTCTGAATCaaatttttttgtatatatactgtatacagtcaggtccataaatattgggacatcgacacaattctaatctttttggctctatacaccaccacaatggagttgaaatgaaacgaacaagatgtgctttaactgcagactttcagctttaatttgagggtatttacatccaaatcaggtgaacggtgtaggaattacaacagtttgtatatgtgcctcccactttttaagggaccaaaagtaatgggacagattaacaatcataaatcaaactttcacgttttaatacttggttgcaaatcctttgcattcaattacagcctgaagtctggaaggcatagacatcaccagacgctggatTTCATCCcaggtgatgctctgccaggcctctactgcaactgtcttcagttcctgcttgttcttggggcattttcccttcagttttgtcttcagcaagtgaaatgcatgctcaatcggattcaggtcaagtgattgacttggccattgcataacattccacttctttcccttaaactctttggttgctttcgcagtatgcttcgggtcattgtgcatctgcactgtgaagcgccgtccaatgagttctgaagcatttggctgaatatgagcagataatattgcccgaaaacacttcagaattcatcctgctgcttttgtcagcagtcacatcatcaataaatacaagagaaccagttccattggcagccatacatgtccacgccatgacactaccaccaccatacttcactgatgaggtggtattctttggatcatgagcagttcctttccttctccatactcttctcttcccagcactctggtacaagttgatctttgtctcatctgtccataggatgttgttccagaaatgtgaaggcttttttagatgttgtttggcaaactctaatctggccttcctgtttttgaggctcaccaatggtttacatcttgtagtgaaccctct contains:
- the cfdp1 gene encoding craniofacial development protein 1 encodes the protein MMNYSDYDSDGYSSNEDADYVPSDDNLSEDDINECEKEEPLHEGDDVPHPDNGSKKKRKKKDIGVRKRKKGVLKVDGEEKDGGGADEAQPPQDEVQPKVPGGRQDDDESQKKKSDDLWASFLSDVGSRPKDPPPASQSSATPKDDSSVLKVAPLSSETKASEPAKVTITQVFDFAGEEVRVEKVVSADSREAKSYLKSRNTKQEASGDETEESSSPRQPPPPGPSTKRPAGVSGILGRIGAKKQKMSTLEKSKMDWDAFKSEEGITEELAIHNRGREGYVERKNFLERVDHRQFELEKAVRQSNVKQ